One segment of Channa argus isolate prfri chromosome 17, Channa argus male v1.0, whole genome shotgun sequence DNA contains the following:
- the LOC137102156 gene encoding solute carrier family 22 member 2-like produces MPTFDDLLQEVGPFGRCQKRIFALLCLLSLPFAGVYVGIVFQGFTPDHWCRDLAAAQWRRTCGQSLTDGHKLAVPVVNSSGVLQHSSCEQYEVDWNSTDLGCDPEELDLSGYPVTTCKNGWEYDYEGRKSFVTEFDLVCSDGWLVDMFQSSLCVGNLAGSFAFGYFADRFGRKLSFLMSNILNTISGILLAVAPNYVSILVSRTILGFGVKGGWMACYVLLTEIVGVEYRRTVGILFQMFFSVGILFLPLLAYFITDWRWLQITFSAPYVLFLSYYWFIPESPRWLISQNKSPKALEITEAIAKENKTKLLNKREKLTEEEGDSPTASLLDLVRTPNMRKHTLILMFNWFTSSVVYQGLIMRVGITGGNVYVDFLISGLVEFPAAFLILLTIERIGRRLPFAAANIVAGASCFITACIPDSMFWFKTVVACIGRLGITMAFEMVVFVNTELYPTFVRNLGVSVCSTLCDVGGIVAPFLLYRLAAVWLELPLIIFGAVAIVAGGLVLLLPETRGAPLPETIEDVEFPDRTKENLANLQMKKLLKSNPTTKETTV; encoded by the exons ATGCCGACCTTTGATGACCTCCTGCAGGAGGTCGGCCCCTTTGGCCGATGCCAGAAGCGCATTTTCGCCCTTCTCTGTCTGCTCTCGTTGCCATTTGCAGGTGTGTATGTTGGCATAGTCTTCCAGGGCTTCACCCCGGATCACTGGTGTCGGGATCTGGCAGCGGCGCAGTGGAGGCGGACGTGCGGTCAGAGCCTGACAGATGGTCACAAGCTGGCGGTGCCTGTGGTGAACAGCTCTGGAGTcctgcagcacagcagctgtGAGCAGTACGAGGTGGACTGGAACAGCACGGACCTCGGCTGCGATCCTGAAGAACTGGACCTCAGTGGATACCCGGTGACCACATGCAAG AACGGCTGGGAGTATGACTATGAAGGCAGGAAGTCCTTTGTTACGGAG TTTGACCTGGTGTGTTCAGATGGGTGGTTGGTGGATATGTTCCAGTCCTCCCTCTGTGTGGGCAACCTCGCCGGCAGCTTTGCCTTTGGTTACTTCGCTGACAG GTTTGGCCGAAAGCTCAGTTTCTTGATGTCCAACATACTAAACACCATCTCTGGGATTCTCCTGGCTGTGGCTCCAAACTACGTCTCCATCCTGGTGTCGAGAACCATCTTGGGCTTCGGAGTCAAAGGAGGCTGGATGGCCTGTTATGTACTAC TCACAGAGATTgttggagtggagtacagacgCACAGTCGGCATCTTATTCCAGATGTTCTTCAGCGTTGgcatcctcttcctccctttGCTGGCCTACTTCATCACCGACTGGCGCTGGCTGCAGATCACCTTCTCTGCACCCTATGTCCTCTTCCTGTCCTACTACTG GTTTATTCCAGAGTCTCCGAGGTGGCTCATCTCTCAGAACAAATCCCCCAAAGCTCTGGAAATCACCGAAGCTATCGCCAAGGAGAACAAGACAAAACTGCTCAACAAACGGGAG AAGCTGACTGAGGAGGAGGGCGACTCCCCCACTGCCTCTCTGCTGGACCTGGTCCGGACTCCAAACATGAGGAAACACACTTTAATCCTCATGTTTAACTG GTTCACCAGTTCTGTGGTTTATCAGGGCCTCATCATGCGGGTGGGGATAACGGGGGGAAACGTCTACGTCGACTTCCTCATCTCGGGCCTGGTGGAGTTCCCCGCAgccttcctcatcctcctcaccATCGAACGCATTGGCCGGCGCCTCCCCTTCGCCGCAGCCAACATCGTAGCGGGcgcttcctgtttcatcactgcCTGCATCCCTGACA GTATGTTCTGGTTTAAGACGGTGGTGGCCTGTATCGGCCGACTGGGCATCACCATGGCTTTCGAGATGGTGGTGTTTGTTAACACTGAGCTCTACCCAACATTTGTCAG GAACCTGGGGGTGTCGGTCTGTTCCACTCTGTGTGACGTTGGAGGAATCGTAGCCCCCTTCCTGCTCTACAGACTGGCTGCCGTCTGGCTGGAGCTGCCGCTCATCATCTTTG GTGCTGTAGCCATCGTCGCTGGAGgtttggtgctgctgctgcctgagaCCAGAGGAGCTCCTCTCCCTGAGACCATTGAAGACGTCGAGTTCCCCGATCG GACAAAGGAGAATCTTGCAAACCTACAAATGAAGAAACTTTTAAAGTCAAACCCAACAACCAAGGAAACGACAGTGTGA
- the LOC137102155 gene encoding solute carrier family 22 member 2-like gives MTTYDDVLEEAGKFGRCQKRIFALLCVSSLPFAGVYVGIVFQGFTPDHWCRDSEVMEWRQTCDWSLAESRRLTAPLINSSGVPQRSSCEQYEVDWNSTMFTCDPEELDFSKTPTTACKAGWEYDYEGRKSVVTEFDLVCSKGWLVDMYQATVNAGFLVGSITIGYLADRFGRKITFLISNVLNGIAGILVAIAPDYVSLLVFRTLYGFGVKGGWMAAYVLITELVGVEFRRTVGILYQMFFSVGLLLLTLLAYFITDWRWLQVVITIPYILMLSYYWFIPESPRWLLSQNKKSRAVKITEDIAKENKMSLSKNMESLTNDDTDSSTGTFLDLIRTPNMRKHTFILSYNWFTSAVVYQGLVMRLGIMGGNIYVDFLLSGLVEFPAAFLILLTIERIGRRLPFAAGNIAAGASCFIAACIPDSMFWLKTAVACVGRLGITMTFEMVIFVNTELYPTFVRNLGVSFCSALCDVGGIVAPFLLYRLAVIWLELPLIIFGSLAFVGGGLVLLLPETRGVPLPDTIDDVEFPHRMKEAAGQKKEQSANLLPDRPILIDSEPEIV, from the exons ATGACCACTTATGATGATGTCCTGGAAGAAGCTGGAAAGTTCGGCCGCTGTCAGAAGCGCATCTTCGCCCTGCTCTGTGTGTCATCGTTGCCTTTTGCGGGCGTGTATGTTGGCATCGTCTTCCAGGGTTTCACCCCGGATCACTGGTGCCGGGACTCGGAGGTGATGGAGTGGAGGCAGACATGTGACTGGAGCCTGGCAGAGAGTCGCAGGCTGACGGCGCCTTTGATCAACAGCTCTGGAGTCCCGCAGCGCAGCAGCTGTGAGCAGTACGAGGTGGACTGGAACAGCACAATGTTCACCTGTGACCCCGAAGAACTGGACTTCAGCAAAACTCCCACAACTGCCTGCAAGGCTGGCTGGGAGTACGACTATGAGGGAAGAAAGTCCGTTGTTACTGAG TTTGACTTGGTGTGTTCAAAGGGATGGTTGGTGGACATGTACCAGGCCACCGTCAACGCAGGCTTCCTGGTTGGGAGCATCACTATAGGTTACCTGGCCGACAG ATTTGGCAGGAAAATTACCTTCCTGATTTCCAACGTGTTGAATGGAATTGCAGGGATCCTTGTGGCCATAGCTCCAGACTATGTGTCCCTGCTGGTTTTCAGAACCCTCTACGGGTTTGGAGTGAAAGGAGGATGGATGGCTGCATATGTGCTGA tcACAGAGCTCGTGGGCGTGGAGTTCAGACGTACGGTGGGGATACTGTATCAGATGTTCTTCAGCGtcggcctcctcctcctcactctgCTCGCCTACTTCATCACTGACTGGCGCTGGCTACAGGTCGTCATCACCATCCCCTACATCCTCATGCTGTCCTATTACTG GTTCATCCCTGAATCTCCAAGATGGCTTCTGTCTCAGAACAAAAAGTCCAGAGCTGTGAAGATCACAGAGGACATTGCCAAAGAAAACAAGATGTCTCTGTCCAAAAACATGGAG TCTCTGACAAACGATGACACTGACTCCAGCACCGGCACCTTCTTGGACCTGATCAGAACTCCGAATAtgagaaaacacactttcatcCTCAGCTACAACTG GTTCACCAGCGCTGTTGTCTACCAGGGTTTGGTCATGAGACTGGGCATTATGGGAGGAAACATCTATGTCGACTTCCTCCTGTCTGGCCTGGTGGAGTTTCCGGCCGCCTTCCTCATCCTCTTGACCATCGAACGAATCGGCCGACGCCTTCCCTTCGCCGCCGGCAACATCGCTGCCGGAGCCTCGTGCTTCATCGCCGCTTGCATACCTGACA GTATGTTCTGGTTGAAGACGGCCGTGGCCTGTGTCGGTCGGCTGGGCATCACCATGACCTTTGAGATGGTCATATTTGTGAACACTGAGCTCTACCCGACGTTTGTCAG GAACCTGGGGGTCTCGTTCTGTTCGGCTTTGTGTGACGTTGGAGGAATCGTAGCCCCCTTCCTGCTCTACAGACTGGCTGTCATCTGGCTGGAGCTGCCGCTCATCATCTTTG GTTCTCTGGCCTTCGTCGGTGGAGGTTTGGTGCTGCTGCTCCCGGAGACGCGAGGCGTGCCGCTGCCGGACACCATCGATGACGTCGAGTTCCCCCACAG GATGAAGGAAGCAGCTGGACAGAAGAAGGAGCAGTCGGCCAACTTGTTGCCCGACAGGCCCATTTTGATCGACTCAGAACCGGAAATTGTGTAA
- the plg gene encoding plasminogen: protein MDLYKAAFLLGALVCTVSSGELDDYVKTEGAWILTLQKRLYSVNTLDECAIKCNTETTFTCRSFIFHEKGQECWTAAANSKTETVLRRSSTVLYEKQAYLLECVSGIGKDYRGTKSKTKSGKLCQRWEARVPHRPNITPQSHPRADLESNFCRNPDGDSGGPWCYTTDPDTRWEHCNVSSCTEECIHCSGEKYRGKISTTENGFTCQRWDSQKPHNHGYIPSALPEKYLEENYCRNPDGDPRPWCFTTSESKRWDFCSIPRCTSEPPTIVPELSCATGEGVLYRGTIAVTESGKPCQSWSAQTPHKHNRTPDNYPCKGLDKNFCRNPDNERRPWCYTADPNTRWEYCQVPSCGNASILDEPVIPPEEENCYEGNGVTYRGVTSETVSGKKCQFWSSMLPHRHDKTAANFPTADLRRNLCRNPDGDRAPWCFTTDPTVRWEYCNLEKCSINAAPPPPTLSTVFQGPSAVTQTTEQPDCKIGNGETYRGPTSITITGVTCQAWSSQTPHQHTSFTPKSHPDKGLEGNSCRNPDGDVTGPWCYTTDRNKKWEHCNIPDCEISETCGSPFTKPKRCFGRIVGGCVSKPHSWPWQISLRTDAGVHFCGGTLIHQQWVLTAAHCLERSRRPASYRVVLGVHTERATELSKQERTLEKLVLGPNGADIALLKLERHAIINDKVLPVCLPEKDYIVPSDTECYVTGWGDTQGTGGDGVLKEAGLPVIENKVCNRPSYLNGRVKDHELCAGNIDGGIDSCQGDSGGPLVCSAQNSYVLQGVTSWGLGCANAMKPGVYARVSKFIDWIDRTIKAN from the exons ATGGACCTGTACAAAGCAGCCTTCCTCCTGGGAGCCCTGGTCTGCACCG TTAGCAGCGGCGAGTTGGACGACTACGTGAAAACGGAAGGAGCGTGGATCCTGACGCTGCAAAAACGACTGTATTCAGTAAACACCTTGGATGAATGTGCCATCAAATGTAATACGGAAACAACCTTTACGTGCAG gtctttcatttttcatgaaAAGGGCCAGGAGTGttggacagcagcagcaaactctAAAACGGAGACCGTCCTGCGCCGAAGCAGCACAGTTTTATATGAAAAACAAG CATACCTCCTGGAGTGTGTAAGTGGAATAGGAAAAGATTACAGAGgaacaaagagcaaaacaaaatcagGAAAGCTGTGTCAGAGATGGGAAGCCAGAGTCCCTCACAGGCCCAA CATCACACCACAGTCCCACCCCCGAGCAGACCTGGAGTCTAACTTCTGCAGGAACCCTGATGGAGACAGTGGGGGACCTTGGTGTTACACCACTGACCCCGACACCCGCTGGGAGCACTGTAACGTGTCCAGCTGCACAG AGGAGTGTATACACTGCAGTGGGGAAAAGTACAGAGGGAAAATCTCCACCACTGAGAACGGCTTCACCTGCCAACGCTGGGACTCCCAGAAACCTCACAACCACGGCTACATCCCCAGCGC TCTTCCAGAGAAGTATCTTGAAGAGAACTACTGCAGAAACCCAGATGGAGACCCCCGACCTTGGTGCTTCACCACCAGCGAATCCAAACGGTGGGATTTCTGCTCTATTCCCCGCTGCA CGTCCGAGCCTCCCACCATTGTTCCCGAACTGTCGTGTGCCACGGGTGAAGGCGTATTGTACAGAGGCACCATCGCTGTCACGGAGTCCGGCAAACCCTGCCAGAGCTGGTCGGCCCAGacgccacacaaacacaaccgCACGCCAGACAATTACCCCTGCAA AGGCTTAGATAAAAACTTTTGCCGTAACCCCGACAATGAGAGGAGGCCTTGGTGTTACACTGCGGACCCTAATACCCGCTGGGAGTACTGCCAGGTGCCGAGCTGTGGAAATGCATCCATTCTCG ATGAGCCAGTGATCCCCCCAGAGGAGGAGAACTGTTATGAGGGGAACGGGGTGACTTACCGTGGCGTAACATCAGAGACCGTCAGCGGAAAGAAATGCCAGTTCTGGAGCTCCATGCTTCCTCACCGCCATGACAAAACCGCAGCAAACTTCCCCACAGC GGACCTCAGGAGGAATCTGTGCAGGAACCCCGACGGAGACCGAGCTCCTTGGTGCTTCACCACAGATCCCACCGTGCGCTGGGAGTACTGCAACCTGGAGAAATGCTCCATCAATGCAGCACCACCACCCCCCACCTTGTCTACTGTATTTCAGGGCCCCTCTGCCGTCACCCAGACCACAGAACAACCAG ACTGTAAGATTGGGAATGGAGAGACATACAGAGGTCCCACCTCCATCACCATAACAGGAGTGACCTGCCAGGCCTGGAGTTCTCAGACGCCTCACCAGCACACCAGCTTCACTCCCAAGTCCCACCCCGACAAGGGTCTGGAGGGGAAT AGCTGCAGAAACCCGGACGGCGACGTGACCGGGCCGTGGTGCTACACTACAGACAGGAACAAGAAGTGGGAGCACTGTAACATCCCTGACTGTG AAATATCAGAGACTTGTGGGTCACCCTTCACCAAACCAAAGCGCTGTTTTGGTCGTATCGTCGGAGGCTGCGTGTCAAAACCCCATTCCTGGCCCTGGCAAATCAGCCTTCGGACTGA TGCTGGAGTCCATTTCTGTGGAGGAACTCTGATTCATCAACAGTGGGTTCTGACGGCGGCGCACTGCCTGGAGAG gTCCAGGCGGCCTGCATCCTATCGGGTCGTGCTTGGTGTCCACACAGAGAGAGCGACTGAGCTGTCGAAGCAGGAGAGGACACTAGAAAAACTAGTGCTGGGACCCAATGGAGCCGACATTGCTCTGCTCAAACTGGAAAG acatgcaataataaatgacaaagtCCTCCCAGTCTGTCTGCCAGAGAAAGACTACATTGTTCCCAGTGACACAGAGTGTTATGTGACTGGATGGGGCGATACACAAG GTACAGGAGGCGACGGTGTCCTGAAGGAAGCTGGTCTCCCCGTGATCGAGAACAAGGTCTGTAATCGCCCGTCCTACCTGAACGGCAGAGTCAAAGACCACGAGCTGTGCGCAGGAAACATTGACGGAGGAATAGACAGTTGCCAG GGTGACAGCGGTGGCCCTCTGGTGTGCAGTGCCCAGAACTCCTACGTCCTGCAGGGTGTCACATCCTGGGGTTTGGGATGCGCTAATGCCATGAAACCCGGCGTCTACGCTCGAGTCTCCAAGTTTATTGACTGGATTGACAGAACCATCAAAgctaattaa